The Rhizobium leguminosarum genome includes a region encoding these proteins:
- a CDS encoding substrate-binding periplasmic protein, translating to MKKLLLLACLALPCTAHAQTVTFTTEDYAPFNYREGKEIKGATVEQVEKVMAAIGVDYTIEVMPWARAYGLARTAPMTCVFATAHNSTRDPLFKWVEPLLIDRNILITRKGSGVTAGNLDEAKKYTIGTQREDYTETILKEKGFTKLDVASDFNATLRKLLGGRIDMMPISELYFEKLKADQPVELVTVLSAQPMGIACEKNFPDDLLARMQAALDKLIADGDQKQIFLKYGMNLSD from the coding sequence ATGAAAAAACTCCTGCTTCTCGCATGCCTGGCGCTGCCCTGCACCGCCCATGCGCAAACGGTGACGTTCACGACCGAGGACTATGCACCCTTCAACTATCGCGAAGGCAAGGAGATCAAGGGCGCCACCGTCGAGCAGGTCGAAAAGGTGATGGCCGCGATCGGCGTCGACTACACAATCGAGGTCATGCCCTGGGCGCGCGCCTACGGCCTTGCTCGCACGGCGCCGATGACCTGCGTCTTCGCGACTGCCCACAACAGCACGCGCGATCCATTGTTCAAATGGGTCGAACCGCTGCTCATCGATCGCAATATCCTGATCACGCGAAAGGGCTCGGGCGTCACCGCCGGCAATCTGGACGAAGCGAAGAAATATACGATCGGTACTCAGCGCGAGGATTACACCGAGACGATCCTGAAGGAAAAGGGCTTCACCAAGCTCGATGTCGCCAGCGACTTCAACGCGACGCTGCGCAAGCTGCTTGGCGGGCGCATCGACATGATGCCGATCTCCGAACTCTATTTCGAAAAGCTGAAGGCAGACCAGCCGGTGGAATTGGTGACCGTGCTCTCCGCCCAGCCAATGGGCATCGCCTGCGAGAAGAACTTTCCGGACGATCTGCTCGCCAGGATGCAGGCTGCCCTCGACAAGCTGATCGCCGATGGAGACCAGAAGCAGATCTTCTTGAAATACGGCATGAACCTGTCGGACTGA
- the pth gene encoding aminoacyl-tRNA hydrolase, which produces MLIIAGLGNPGGKYVGNRHNIGFMAVDAIHRRHSFSPWSKKFRAEIAEGEVGGEKVLLMKPQTFMNLSGESVGEAMRFYKLQPADLVAIYDELDLPQGKARLKTGGGHNGHNGIKSLDAHCGREYRRLRLGIGHPGIKEMVQNHVLGDFAKADKAWLEPLLDTLADNADMLVRNEDSQLMNKIALALGGKAEEEKPAKEKKDAEKKPAGQSHIHQARNHNQPKLPATGPMADMLKKMFGKKGD; this is translated from the coding sequence ATGCTGATCATCGCGGGTCTCGGCAATCCCGGCGGCAAATACGTCGGCAACCGCCACAATATCGGCTTCATGGCCGTCGACGCCATCCATCGGCGCCACAGCTTTTCGCCCTGGTCGAAGAAGTTCAGGGCCGAGATCGCCGAGGGCGAGGTCGGTGGCGAGAAAGTGCTGCTGATGAAGCCGCAGACCTTCATGAACCTTTCCGGCGAGTCCGTCGGCGAGGCGATGCGTTTCTACAAGCTCCAGCCGGCCGATCTCGTGGCCATCTACGACGAGCTCGACCTTCCCCAGGGCAAGGCGCGGCTGAAGACCGGCGGCGGCCACAACGGCCACAACGGCATCAAGTCGCTCGATGCCCATTGCGGCAGGGAATACCGACGGCTACGCCTCGGTATCGGCCATCCCGGCATCAAGGAAATGGTGCAGAACCATGTGCTCGGCGATTTCGCCAAGGCCGACAAGGCCTGGCTGGAGCCGCTTCTCGACACGCTCGCCGACAATGCCGACATGCTGGTGCGAAACGAAGATTCGCAGCTGATGAACAAGATTGCGCTGGCGCTCGGCGGAAAGGCCGAGGAGGAGAAACCGGCGAAAGAAAAGAAGGACGCCGAGAAGAAGCCGGCCGGCCAGTCGCATATCCATCAGGCCCGCAACCACAATCAGCCGAAGTTGCCGGCCACCGGCCCGATGGCCGACATGCTGAAAAAGATGTTCGGCAAAAAGGGCGATTGA
- a CDS encoding GNAT family N-acetyltransferase: MRPMPDQDVIIRPAARGDLAGLMTLYRHLNPADPVLDEAIAEERFSAILAQPGMTVFIGFAGEVAVATVTSVVVPNLTRNGAPYALIENVVTHADHRKRSYARTVIGHAVAEAWNAGCYKVMLLTGSKNPATLRFYENCGFVQEKTGYQIRRP; the protein is encoded by the coding sequence TTGAGACCGATGCCGGATCAAGACGTCATCATCCGCCCGGCTGCCCGCGGCGATCTCGCCGGTCTCATGACACTTTACCGTCACCTGAACCCCGCCGATCCGGTTCTTGACGAGGCCATTGCCGAAGAACGCTTTTCCGCCATCCTGGCCCAGCCCGGCATGACCGTCTTCATCGGTTTCGCGGGTGAGGTCGCCGTCGCCACCGTCACAAGCGTCGTCGTGCCGAACCTGACACGGAACGGCGCGCCCTATGCGCTCATCGAAAACGTCGTCACCCATGCCGATCATCGCAAGCGCAGTTATGCCCGCACCGTCATCGGCCACGCGGTCGCCGAGGCCTGGAACGCCGGATGCTACAAGGTGATGCTGCTTACCGGCTCGAAGAATCCGGCAACGTTGCGCTTCTATGAGAATTGCGGTTTCGTGCAGGAAAAGACCGGCTATCAGATCCGCCGGCCCTGA